One Hevea brasiliensis isolate MT/VB/25A 57/8 chromosome 5, ASM3005281v1, whole genome shotgun sequence genomic region harbors:
- the LOC110656637 gene encoding dirigent protein 22 codes for MAKTPLGALILTSDFLFLFIVYTFSLATAKSHHFSRTLSPTNLGLKKEKLSHLHFYFHDIVSGRNPSAIKVVLPPNNASSTGFGMVAMIDDPLTVKPEISSKLVGRAQGIYASASQSEDGLLMAMNFAFMEGKYNGSGLSVLGRNVVLLTVREMPIIGGSGLFRFARGYVQARTHTYNPKTGDAVVEYDAYVLHY; via the coding sequence ATGGCCAAAACCCCCCTCGGCGCTCTCATTCTCACCTCCGActtcctctttctcttcattGTTTACACATTTTCTCTTGCCACTGCAAAATCTCACCATTTCTCAAGAACCTTATCTCCAACCAATCTTGGTCTCAAGAAAGAGAAGCTAAGCCACCTCCACTTCTACTTCCATGACATAGTTAGCGGCCGAAACCCTTCTGCAATTAAGGTCGTCCTACCACCCAATAACGCCTCCAGTACGGGGTTTGGAATGGTGGCGATGATCGATGACCCCTTAACTGTAAAGCCCGAAATCAGCTCAAAACTTGTAGGTAGAGCACAAGGGATTTATGCGTCTGCCTCGCAGAGTGAAGATGGGTTGCTAATGGCTATGAACTTTGCTTTCATGGAAGGCAAATATAATGGAAGTGGTCTCAGCGTTTTGGGGCGTAACGTGGTGCTTTTAACCGTGAGGGAGATGCCGATCATCGGTGGAAGTGGGCTGTTCAGGTTTGCTCGTGGGTATGTTCAGGCGAGAACTCACACTTACAACCCAAAAACTGGGGATGCTGTTGTGGAGTATGATGCGTATGTCCTCCATTATTAG
- the LOC110656631 gene encoding dirigent protein 22 yields MRWNDILFTLYYLHFGRISLTHLHFFFHGIVKGHRPTAMGITKAAIANSSAGFGMMMIADEPLTLKPHRSSKLVGRAQGIYASASQSEFDFLMVLSLTFMEGKYNGSSLSVLGRNPILSGEREMPIVGGTVVFKFGRGYVKAKTYEYDNKTLNVVVEYNVCVLHH; encoded by the exons ATGAGATG GAATGATATTTTATTCACTCTATATTACTTGCACTTCGGACGCATATCACTCACCCACCTCCATTTCTTCTTCCATGGCATAGTTAAAGGTCACCGCCCTACAGCAATGGGCATCACCAAAGCAGCCATTGCAAACTCATCGGCCGGATTTGGTATGATGATGATCGCCGATGAACCCTTAACTCTAAAGCCCCACCGCAGTTCAAAGCTTGTAGGAAGAGCACAAGGGATTTATGCTTCTGCTTCGCAGAGTGAGTTTGATTTTTTAATGGTTTTGAGCCTTACTTTCATGGAAGGGAAGTATAATGGGAGCAGTTTGAGTGTTCTTGGGCGTAACCCCATATTATCCGGCGAGAGGGAGATGCCGATCGTTGGTGGAACTGTGGTTTTTAAGTTTGGCCGCGGCTATGTTAAGGCAAAAACATATGAATATGATAATAAAACCTTAAATGTTGTAGTGGAGTATAATGTCTGTGTTCTCCACCATTAA